Below is a genomic region from Candidatus Polarisedimenticolia bacterium.
CCATCCGCATCGAAGTCCAGCCGTAGCTTTCCGCACCCTCAGCTCCATGCATCGCAATCAATGCCTTGGAAGGGCCTCGCCATTTTACGCGGCGACAAGGCGCAGGCGGTGGAGCAGCTGCAGCAGGTGAGGAAGGCTCAGGCCGAGCCGACGGTGGCGATGTGCACCACCGGGTCGCCGACATAGACGAGGGGATTGCGGCTGATGCCGATGATCAGACCGCTCTGGTGGGCCCTGACGATGGTGCGGGTCTTGCGCAGGAGGGGATGATGAATTCGCGTATGAATGGCGCCGAGACGTTCTCCCCTCTTTACCCTTTCCCCCAGGTCGACGCGGTGGATGAGGAAGCCGCTCTTCGGCGCGCGGACCCAGCTCGTGCGGCGGGCTACGAGCGTTTCGCGGGCGGGGGGCGCCTCCTCGATCATGCCCAGGGACTTCATCACGCCGAGAACGCCGTCCAGGCCGGCGCGCACCACCCGCGCGTCATAGCGCAGCGCCTCGCCCGCTTCGTAGAGCAGAGTCGGGATGCCGCGCGAGGTGGCCTCCTCCCGCAACGAGCCGTCCCGGAGGTTGGCGTGGATCATGACGGGGGCGCCGAAGGCCTCGGCCATCCGGCGGGTCGCCGGGTGATTGAGGTTGGCGCGAATCTGCGGCAGGTTGTCCCGGTGGATAGCCGCGGTATGCAGGTCGATGCCGTGCGTGCAGCGCGCCACGATCTCGTTCATGAAGGCATGCGCCAGGCGCGCGGCGAGCGAGCCATGCTTCGATCCGGGGAACGTGCGATTGAGGTCACGGCGGTCCGGGAGGTAGCGGATCTGCTGCACGAGCCCGAAGGCGTTGACGAAGGGGACGGCCACGAGCGTGCCCGCGAGCTTCGCGGCATCCACCTTCCGGAGAAGCCGGCGAATCACGTCCATCCCGAGGATCTCGTCGCCGTGGATGCCTGCGCTCACCCAAAGGCGGCATCCCGGACGGTTGCCATGCAGAACGAAGGCCGCGAGATCCATCCGCTGCTGGGTATAGAGAGGCGCAATGGGGATGACCACGCGATCCATCGCGCCCGGTTGGATCGTCTTGCCGCCGATCGCGAACGACCGGGCCTGAGCCCTGCGTTTCTTCATCGTCTCTACGCTCCCCGTCTCCTCAGTTCTTGATGATTCGTGGCGGTGCAACGGTATCTGCCTTGCGCCATTCTATGAAGTTGCCGAGGCTCTCATCAAATGGAATCCCGATTCTGTCCTGACACCGGCGGCCAGGCGAGGATCCGGCGGGTTCCTTGGTGCAGTCCGCGAGAACGGGAATGTAATTTGCACTTGCAGGAGGGGCGGCGCGGCCTTAGATTGTACCGGCGGCCCGCAACCGGCCTGCTTCCCAGGAGCGGACCATGAGAACCTGCTGGTCCTCCTCACGCCCTGCTCGTCATTCCCCAGGCAAGCGATTGCCGGATCCGTCCCGCACGTAGAAGGGAGGGCGACGTCATGATCTGGTTTCTTGCTTTCCTCCTCCTCGGGTTCCTGCTCGCGGGGCCGATCCTGGCGCTCATCGCCCTCGTGCAGGTACGCCGTGCCTCGGGCGCGGGACGGCCCTCCGATCGGATCGACTCGTTCGACGCGCGCCTCGTGGCGCTGACGCGGCGCATTGCGGCGCTGGAGCAGGCGGCCGCCCTGGCGCGGCGCGAGCCCTCGGTCGAGGAGCAGTCACCGCATCTTCCGGCGAGGCCGCCGGCCGTGTCGGGTCCGCCGCCCGTCGCAAGCCCGCCCGTCACAGCAGGCCATCCGCCCATGTCCGCATACCCGGCCGCGCCGAGCCATCCGGTCGCGCCTCCGCATCCCCCGGTGCCGTCGATGGCCGCTCGTCCCGCCGCACCA
It encodes:
- a CDS encoding succinylglutamate desuccinylase/aspartoacylase family protein, with the translated sequence MKKRRAQARSFAIGGKTIQPGAMDRVVIPIAPLYTQQRMDLAAFVLHGNRPGCRLWVSAGIHGDEILGMDVIRRLLRKVDAAKLAGTLVAVPFVNAFGLVQQIRYLPDRRDLNRTFPGSKHGSLAARLAHAFMNEIVARCTHGIDLHTAAIHRDNLPQIRANLNHPATRRMAEAFGAPVMIHANLRDGSLREEATSRGIPTLLYEAGEALRYDARVVRAGLDGVLGVMKSLGMIEEAPPARETLVARRTSWVRAPKSGFLIHRVDLGERVKRGERLGAIHTRIHHPLLRKTRTIVRAHQSGLIIGISRNPLVYVGDPVVHIATVGSA